The genomic region GGGCTCGTTAGTCCTGTAAATGAGATCGCTGGGCTCACATGTGGCAGGATGAAGTTCAGATGCAATGAGATGTGAATGACACctactggcagccaatgagcagcgagagcaagaggagGAGAGCAGGAGCAGAGACAGAGACCTTGGGTAAGACAGGAAGACAGGGAGGGTCATGGCGCATATGGAGGAGAAagacagggacagagagggagacagggaggACATGgacaggaggagagagagaaggatgaTAGGGTGaggaagggagagagacaggagtAAGGACATCGGGATAGAGGGAGATGGGGACTGGGAAAGCAGGAGAGAGTGACGGGGGACAGGACAGGAGGAGAGAAAGACACAAGGGGGATTAGGAGAGAAGGATACAGAGACTGGGCGACTGAGACAGGAGGATAGAGAGACCAGGCAACTGAGACAGGAGGATAGAGAGACCAGGCGACAGACAGGAGGATAGAGAGACCGGGCGACAGACAGGAGGATAGAGAGACCAGGCAACTGAGACAGGAGGATTGAGAGACCAGGCAACAGACAGGAGGATAGAGAGACCAGGCGACAGACAGGAGGATAGAGAGACCAGGCGACAGACAGGAGGATAGAGACCAGGCAACTGAGACAGGAGGATAGAGAGACCAGGCAACTGAGACAGGAGGATTGAGAGACCAGGCGACAGACAGGAGGATAGAGAGACCAGGCGACAGACAGGAGGATAGAGACCAGGCAACTGAGACAGGAGGATAGAGAGACCAGGCAACTGAGACAGGAGGATTGAGAGACCAGGCGACAGACAGGAGGATAGAGAGACCAGGCGACAGACAGGAGGATAGAGACCAGGCAACTGAGACAGGAGGATTGAGAGACCAGGCGACAGACAGGAGGATAGAGAGACCAGGTGACAGACAGGAGGATAGAGACCAGGCAACTGAGACAGGAGGATTGAGAGACCAGGCGACAGACAGGAGGATAGAGAGACCAGGCAACTGAGACAGGAGAATTGAGAGACCAGGCGACAGACAGGAGGATAGAGAGACCGGGCAACTGAGACAGGATGATAGAGAGACCGGGCGACAGACAGGAGGATAGAGAGACCGGGCGACTGACACAGGAGGATAGAGAGACCGGGCGACTGACACAGGAGGATAGAGAGACCGGGTGACAGACAGGAGGATAGAGAGACCGGGCGACTGACACAGGAGGATACAGATACCAGGCGACTGAGACAGGAGGATAGAGAGACCAGGCGACAGACAGGAGGATAGAGAGACCGGGCGACTGAGATAGGAGGATAGAGAGACCGAGCGACTGAGACAGGAGGATAAGAACATAaggaatttacaaatgagaggaggccatttggcccatcaagctcattggggagaacttaactaacagctcaaccattcattttccaaactgtttatcctactgagttgcagggggtctggagcctatcccggaagcaatgggcacgaggcagggaacaacccaggattaggggccagcccatcgcagagtacactcacacaccattcactcattcatgcacacctatgggcaatttagtaactccaatcagccgcagcatgtctttggactatgggggggaaaccagagtacccggaggaaaccccacgacaacatggggagaacatgcaaactccacacacatgtgacccaggcagagattcaaacccgggtcccagaggtttgaggcaacagtgctaaccactgcaccaccatgccaccccctaggtaaggtcttaccaaggaattatataattgcAGCATCaactcccttgacttaaactccacacacctagagatgtaacccaacatcctaccgGCCTTTtaaattgcttccccacactggcgagagtgggacatggaagcatcaacatacacaccaaggtctttctcataatcagctacctttttaTTTCAGTGGATCCCATAAAGTATCTGTACTAAATAGAGGGATAGAGAGACGGGGGGATTAGGACAGGAGGATAGAGAGACTGGGTGACTGAGACAGGAGGATAGAatgatggggggactgggacagGAAGATAGAGAGACTGGGCGACTGAGACAGGAGGATAGAatgatggggggactgggacagGAAGATAGAGAGACTGGGCGACTGAGACAGGAGGATAGAatgatggggggactgggacagGAAGATAGAGTCAGAGGGGATATAGACAGAAAAGAGAAAAACGCATAGGAACAGAATGACAGGGGTGAATGCTTGTGGTTCCTTTCTCCTTATTCCTtttgtggagtggggggggcataCAAACTGACAGAGATGAGATAACGCGGCTATGAAATCACATCTTTGGCCTCTTCTGAGGTGATGCGTTGAAatgacagcagcacaataaatgTCTTTATGCTCCTCCCCATGTCTGATGCAAAAGTCTTACCATGCTCATAAAGCATAACGATGAAGACCAGACACTGAGTGATACAGACAGAGAAGGGGTATAGAGTGACAGCAGGGAGTGAGACAGAGATAACAGGCAGACTGACTGTCAATGAGACAGAGATAACAGGCAGGTTGACAGAGTGAGACAGAGATAACAGGCAGACTGACAGAGTGAGACAGAGATAACAGGCAGGCTGACAGAGTGAGACAGAGATAACAGGCAGGCTGACAGAGTGAGACAGAGATAACAGGCAGACTGACAGAGTGAGACAGAGATAACAGGCAGACTGACAGAGTGAGACAGAGATAACAGGCAGGCTGACAGAGTGAGACAGAGATAACAGGCAGGCTGACAGAGTGAGACAGAGATAACAGGCAGTCTGACAGAGTGAGACAGAGATAACAGGCAGGTTGACAGAGTGAGACAGAGATAACAGGCAGGTTGACAGAGTGAGACAGAGATAACAGGCAGACTGACAGAGTAAGACAGAGATAACAGGCAGGCTGTCAGAGTGAGACAGAGATAACAGGCAGACTGACAGAGTGAGACAGAGATAACAGGCAGACTGACAGAGTGAGACAGAGATAACAGGCAGGCTGACAGAGTGAGACAGAGATAACAGGCAGGCTGACAGAGTGAGACAGAGATAACAGGCAGGCTGACAGAGTGAGACAGAGATAACAGGCAGACTGACAGAGTGAGACAGAGATAACAGGCAGGTTGACAGAGTGAGACAGAGATAACAGGCAGACTGACAGAGTGAGACAGATAACAGGCAGGCTGACAGAGTGAGACAGAGATAACAGGCAGGCTGACAGAGTGAGACAGATAACAGGCAGGCTGACAGAGTGAGACAGAGATAACAGGCAGGCTGACAGAGTGAGACAGAGATAACAGGCAGACTGACAGAGTGAGACAGAGATAACAGGCAGGTTGACAGAGTGAGACAGAGATAACAGGCAGTCTGACAGAGTGAGACAGAGATAACAGGCAGGCTGACAGAGTGAGACAGAGATAACAGGCAGGCTGACAGAGTGAGACAGAGATAACAGGCAGGCTGACAGAGTGAGACAGAGATAACAGGCAGgctgacagagagagacagagataaCAGGCAGACTGACAGAGTGAGACAGAGATAACAAGCAGGCTGACAGAGTGAGACGGAAAAACATCAGCACCAATTAAAATCTCACCCCTTGCAATTCTCTTCTTCACCCATCCCTCTTTTTCATTTCTCCCTCACCCTTGCTCTCATCCCCCTCTCTCACGTTTAtccctctgcccccccaccttTTTGATGTGGTCTTGATGATCTCTGAAACCTTCTGCATGTATTCAGTGGCGAGCACCACAATCTCCTCGTCCTCCGAGAAGTTCTCATGGAATATCCGGTCCAGCAGGCGTTTCCAGTAGATCTGGGTGGCAGTACAGAGAAAGACGGACCTTTCAGTCGGCTTGGCTCTACTGCTCTGCTCCTCCCAATCAtcttctctcacacacatggCCTTTTCCGTCGTCTCAGGTCCAATTTCTGAGTGACTGAGCGGCACCATTTGCTCTATCAGCCCCCCGATGGGCAGATCTGTCCCACAGCGCCAACCCAGAGCCTCTCGGCTCACTGCACCATGTAGGTCAGGGTCTTTCGGGGGCTGTACCTTTAACCTACAGATGCCCCTCGCCCTCTGTGACCcccgtggtgtgtgtgtgtgtgtgtgtgtgtgtgtgtgtgtgtgtgtgagactcaCACTGGGAGCGATCTTCTGAAGCTGCCGCAGCGTGAGCCTGTTGTACATGCTGCTGATGTCCTTCCTCTGCTCGTCGAACTCTGACATCGTTATCTAGGGGGgacattggagggggggggggttatcagTTCTCACAGGACAGATGGAGAGAGGAAAGTCAAGAGGAGCACAGAGACAGAGGGATCCTTCAAAGTTTgcggaatacacacacacacacacacacacacacacacacacacacacatatgcattcatttctgtgggaaaaaccctaattccaATTACGGCACCTTTAACCtctacccatccctaaccttaaccataagtaaccaactcaaatacaagacttttggcagtttaacttttttgattgcatttacagatttttataaaactgaggttaaccaaatggggacctcaaaatatgtccccaaaagtagggaaatgtcaggttttactgcactttggggacaatttggtcctcaaatgttatctatgcaacccccccccccccccccccacacacacacacagatagatgCACATACCCTGATACATACAGATAGATCGAAAAACACAGGGATGTatccacaaagacacacacagacagacagagatttatacacacacacacaaacacacacacacacacacacacacacacacacacaaacacacacacacacacacacacacacacacaaacacacacacacacacacacagatgcactcAAATGTAGGCAGCTCTTGACTTGCAGATTAATTTGTTCTACAAATCCTTACGTAAATCAACTTTAATGTAAGTCGGACACCTTAAAGTCGGGGTTGCTTCCCTGTAACCCTCAGCAATCGAGGACGGGACAAATGTTCACTTTGGAAAGCACAGGAGCAGGGgagaagtgactgatatgtctgTGGCAGATGGTGAATAGAAATGACTCACGGGAAACCACAAAGGAAGCGAAATGAAAAAGGGCCACTcacatttcttatttttttattttatcaagCTGTTATTCATGTTGGTACGTGTTTACATTAACATCGGCTAAAAATCGGCTGTTATGCTTAATTTGGTGTTTACACAGGCAGCCTAGCCTGGAACTTACGGAAGGATGTTGGCATTGTGAAAGTCCCCCTGTCAATCCACGAGGACCCGACTAATGATGTGCAAGGAAGCACAGATATCTTTAAGGCCTGAGGATGTAAATGCCTGCTTAAGGAACGGTGAATATAAAACTGCCAAACAAAGGGGAATCAGATATTTGTCCTTTTCCATTGTAAGGGATGACAATAGGAATTACCAAGCCTTTGCCTGATGTAACAGACTCTTCCAGATGTGAGCAGAAATGAGACTTAAAATTCTGTCCCATGCAGGTCTCTCCTTTATAGCAAAAAACACAGAAGCCAAGCATATACCATTAATAAAGAatacatattaaataaatgaaaagataaAGTTTAAATATATCTTCAGTGTATATCCGTTTCGCATTAGTGCTTCCAAAAATTCCAATCTCGAATATTTTTCGCGTAGTTTCAGATCCGCATGAATCGAGAGCTGCCGATACATTGATACATACACTGATCcagggatacacacacacagacacaaacgcaTCCCCAGGGACACCCACCCTTTGTGAGTGTACATGGTTACATAGATGACAGCTCATTGAGACAATGAGACTGTCGTACTACAGCTTGGCCACCGGGAGCGCTGTGGCTCCATGCACTCACATTGGCGAGGCGCGTCTCCAGCTGCAGGATCTCGTGGGATTTCTGAGTGGCATTGTGAGCTCCCAGCATGCTCAGCAGCCGCTCCATCAAAGCCTTGTACGCCGCCAGAATCTGACACCCGGAGAGGAGCATGGAGTGACATCAGCAGGAAGAATACAAGGTGATGTCATCAGAAAGGGACAGGGGTGACATCATATAAAGGTCATGGGGGTGACATCATCAGTGTTGGGACATGTATGGACACTGGACAGAGAGAATTAAGTAGAGTCAAACATAGTACCTTCACACTGTCTTCATCCTGGCCCAGGTAGAGAGTTCTCTCAGGTAATGTTAGCCCTTCCTGGTCAATCTGTAAGGCAGGGCACAcagagtcactcacacacacccacacacacacacacacagtcacacacagaacAATCTCAGAGCTGGCAGGCCTGAAAGCTGTCTGCTAACTTTGGTGTCACTTTGAAAGTCAGTGTGGatgaaagtgggggggggggggggggttaatggtAATGTGTGCCGAAGAGGAGTCCCTGTCGTTACTCCAGAACCATCCATCTCTCGCATTTTTCACCCGGAGTCCCAGGAAGCTGGATTCTGTCACAGACCATTATTCTCACCGAAGCCTGACTGTGGCCAAGCTGGGGGGAGATGGGCTGGGTCTCCGCCGGCCACCTCGCACCCTGAGACCCCAGGACACACGGAACACGTCAGAACGCATCACGCCGACGTTGCCCCTCTTACCCGAATAGCGTTGCGTGACGAGTTCTTGTCGTCCACGTTGACGGTGAGGGAGAAGAAGACAGCGGTGCTATACACCCCCTGCATGCGATACAGCAGCTCATTGAAGTCAGGCCTCTGGGGTGCGTTGCCGCTTTCCCAGCCagctccaccagggggcactcCGGCCAGGTCCCAGCCACCGCAGCCGTCGATGACCTCGGCCATGGGTGCTGAGCCAAGTCGGTCGATCTCCTTCAGGTTCATGCAAGAGCGGTAGAAGTCCTTGACCTTGCGCTCGGCGGAGTCGGGGCCACGCCGGCGCACGGGGAGCAGCAGGAGGCGCTGCAGCTTCTCCTCATTGTGCTCGCCGATGGCTGTAATGACGCCGTAGCTCAGCTTGTCCTCGGGGATGGCATGGCGGCGCAGCCAGCCACCGCAGGCGAAGGAGTAGAAGTCGACGCAGGGGTCGATCGTGGGGTCGGTGTTGGCGGCGATGAAGCGTGACGCCTTCAGCAGGACCTTCCTCTGCTCGCAGTCCTGCCTgcagggcccctcctgctccagtgCCAGGTACTTGAGCGCCAGCATGCAGCCCAGGATCACGCAGAGTCCCGCCGCAAACACCAGGCCCGACAGAAGGCAGACCTCTCGCCGACTCCAGCGAGGCAGGCCACCGGTCTGATCACGGCCCCGCCCTCCCCGGCCACGCCCACTTTTTTCGGTCCCGCCCCCCAGCTGCAGGCTGAGCCCATTACTCAGGGTGTTGCTAGTGTATTTGCCGCCCTGCTTCACCTCCTGGAACTCATCGTAGTGCGCCGTCAGGGAGTACGTCTTCTCCATGGCAACCCCTTCGACGATGTGGcagcggggaggggggtgtgggtgacaaaaattaaaaagtggACACCGCTTTCCAGAATGTGGCCATCTCCTCCAATGAAGGCCAGCTGACCACACAGGCTTGATTCAGAGGCTCTGGCGGGATGGTACCCCCTGCTGACATCTGTCTCGCTCGCTCTCAGTGGGGGGCGCTGCGTGCTCCTGTGGGGACGACATGGGACATGAGCCGTACGACCAAACCGCAGAAGGACCCTGGAATCATCAGGACTCATCCTGCATTCATCCATGCGGGACAaagacaatgcattttctgtgaCTCATTTTTATTGATCTCAGAAAGATGTAAATGGAGCGGGGGAGGCATGGGGGGCAGCACAGGCAAGCGAGATGACATGATGTCAGGAGAATCAGATCCaaatgtcccccctcccccctcggaAGGCACAAAGAATAGAtaaagcccccacccccagctcacAACCAAGAGCCTCTTGCCCTTCTTAAGTGAAAGCCTGTTACAAACACTGCTAAAGTGGATTTCAGTCCCAATTTTAACAACTAAACTTATTTTGCTTTCATTCTGAGCTTCATCCATTTAGTGGTTTTAGTCAGCTGGAGCCCTTAAGAGGGTCAAAACCTTTAAGAGCACTGGAGCCTTTAAAAGAGCTGAAACCTTCAAAGCCTTTAAGACAGCCAGGGCCCTGAAGCGGGTTGGAATCTCCTTTCGACCCAAACGGAATGGCATCACCAGGAACTAACCTTTCCTAGCCGTTACATCACGTCACCATAGTAACCCGTCTCCTACTCTAAACGGCCCAAATAGGAAGCATCACTCAGCTGAAAAAATTCCTCGTGAACAATTCAGTTCCTGAGGACGTAGTAGCCAATCCTAAATAGGCAGCGTGTATTTTAAGTAATAATATCACAGGGAATACTGAAAATATATACCCCAGAAACATAAGGAGACTTTGAATTCTTTATCACATTTCTGTCACTGTGTTCGAGTTGGTCTTTTTTATCATATAATCTCACTCcttttctatttatttagctGCCATTTCATTGAAGCACCTAACAGTGAGAATCTCAAGTGCACCATTCTGCCCCATGCTGGAACTCAGCTGCTTAAACATTTTAATACCTGTACCATTTGTCTGGAATATCGGTTTGTGGTACTTGTACCACCAGACTGTGACACCTGTCTTTAATACCCAACTATTATACCTATCTGTGGTACCCAGCTGTAACATCTGACTGTGACACCTCTCTGTGATACCTGTCTGTGATTCCTGACTGTGACATTGTCTTTGATAACTGACTGTGATACCTctctgtggtatttgactgtgaTACCTgtctgtggtatttgactgtgaTACCTgtctgtggtatttgactgtgaTACCCgtctgtggtatttgactgtgaTAATTGTATGTGATACGACATGTTGGAATTATGAGGTATGTTTCTAGATCTTGGTAAAAAATAACAAGCCTTCAATCCCCACTGCTCCATTGTGTTAAATTGCATTGTACTGTACCGTGAGGTATTGTACTGTATTGTGAgaaattgtattgtattgtattgtattgtgagGTAATGTATtgtatatttgtatttattctATAATTCCTTGCCCTGACATGCATACATGCACATTGCACTTTTTCTACATTTATGAACTATACGTGCACACTGTATACATCAGCCAGACTATATATGACCATTGTCTTGTACTGTCTTAAATATACATCTACActatttggacaaaagtatcAGGACAACCCgctaaatcattgaattcaggtgtttcattcagacccattgtcaCAGGTGTATATAATCAAGCACCTAGAcaagcagtcaggtttacaaacatttgtgaaaaaaTAGGTCATTCTGAAAAGAATTCAAGAATGGacctgtcataggatgccacctttgtaatgagtcagtttgtgaaatttctcccTTGCTAGATGTTCCatggtcaactgttagtggtataaCTGCATagtggaagtgtttaggaacaacagaaactcagccattaAGTAGCAGGACACATAAAGTAGCAGAGTGGAGTTACTGAGTGTGTAAAAGTCACCAACTCTCtgttgactcagtaactgcGCAGTTCCccgcttcctctggcattaaccccaacacaaaaactgtgcactgggagcttcatggaatgggcttccctggccgagcagctgcatgcaaacctCATATTTCCAAACACAATACCAGgcgtcagatggagtggtgtaaaacaCACCACCACTGCACTCTGGAGCAGAGGAAatatgttctgtggagtgatgaatcacacttctctgtctggaagTCTGCTGCACGAGTCTGAGTTtggtggatgccaggagaacattacctgcctgactgcactgtgccaacTGCAATGCTTGGTGGAGGAAGGATAATGGtacggggttgtttttcagggggtgggcTTGGCCCCCTAGTCAAGGGAACACTTATTGCTTCGGCACAACATTTTGGAGaaatctatgcttccaactttgtgggaacagtttggggaggttccagcatgactgtgccccagtgcacaaagcaaggtccatagagacatggttgggtgagtttggcgTGAAAGAACTTAACTGGCCCACACAAAGCCCAGGCCTCAACCCCAATGAACACCTTTGGCATGAACGACAAGAGggattgcgagccaggccttcacgtccaacatcactgcctgacctcacaaatgctcttctggatgaatgggcaaaaatctgcacagacacactccaacattttgtggaaagccttcccagaagagtggcagctgttatagctgcaaaggggagaccaactccatactgatgcctatgggtttagaatgggatgccagaaaagttcctgtaggtgtaatgaccAGGTGTCccgatacttttgtccatatagtgtatgtacTGTAACATCAGAGTCATTGACAACTGGAGAGAAATTCCCTGTGAACATTCTTGTCCAACAAACCTGATTGTGGTTCTAATCTGATTCTGAAACAGATGGATTCGCATCCAATCAGGGGCAGCTATTCTCCGCTCAGAAACCTTCTCTTGGAATTCGCTGGTCTAGTATCGTATCCAAAAAGCCGGTGTGATAAGGGTCAGCACCTGTACTTGTTTCCACAGGTTTGGGTGCTTGGGGCTCAGCCAGAGCTTAATCCCTCTGATCCCTTTGCAGGTGCGGTTTGGCGTATTTGTGAGACAAGGCGTGATGGGGTGGTGTTAGATGTGGTCTGGTCATCCACATTTTCATTTACATAGACAgacaggatggagggatggagcaCAGTCATTAGCAGCACAGGTCTGCGCAGTTTGGCGCAGGGATTTGGAACACaggctgggaggggggctgcaATTTGGCAAAGGGGTGTCATCTTGATCTGTTTCACCTTCATCTAAAAGCTGAATCACAATAATGAATCTTCCCTTCACACGGTATGATGGCCACCACAGTGCTTCCAAAATGATGTTTTatgggagaaaaaaaagcttAAAAAACCGCGCAGCTGATTTTAAAGAGAGAAGACAAAAGCGGCGATGTGATGAAGAAAAATACTTATGTTAAGAGACGTTTAGAAAAGGGGACCAACAGGAGGGCAGCCGGGGGGAGAGGAAGAGTGCTACACCCAGGGCAGATGATGGGGGTGGTGTTCCTCCTGAGAATGTCATCCTCCATGCTCTCCATCATCCATCACGTTCTGCCAGAgcggggcacacacacacagacacgcgcgcacacacacacacgcacagaatcAGTGAAATTCGGACATAGCCAGTGGCTGCCGGGGCTACGTTTCTGTTTTGAGTATAAGCTACTGGGACGTTTATTGTTAGTTAACTCTCCTGTCGGTATTTAACCTCTCTGCCCCCCAGCACACTTCATACGTCTGCGGCTCAGCAATTCTCATAACTCTTTCCCCCCTGCCAAACAAATTGTACCTGGATACAGAGCAGCACACCCTGGACGGGTGAATTAAGTTGTTTGTTAATGCACTTTAGACACGTACACGCCCATCTTTACGCCTCGGAGCACCAGGCTGGGTCTTTAACGCTAAATCTGTAGAACCATAAATCAGGAGGCCGGTCAATGGACTGATGAAGAAAGCGGTCAGGTTTCGGGTCCGTTGATACGCGTTTTCACGCCGTGTGGAAAGTGGAGCAgacgcccccgccccccccccccccccttcacggcCATCCACACTCCGGAGCCCCCGCTCGGCGTCCCAAATGCGTTTATCATCCCTCAATCGAAGCGGTCACGGAGCCCTCTGGCTCTGACATTTCTCGCTTATTAGAGATCCCCACTCTCATCATGGTGCTGAAACACACACGCCTTTCACTTTCGCCGATTGCTCTTCATAGAGTCCGACTGCGCGACTCCCGGACCAGCTTCCTACGGTAATGAAGGCAGAGATGCCGATAAATACTCCTGCTCACACAATTCGTGAACATCAATGAATCCACTGCCACGTATTGTTATGGCCAGTTTAAATCGACAATTTAGACGATCTTCTTTCGAAGCATTTAGTATGCCTCCAAAACTTCAACCGTATAACATGATTATTTCACCCTACGGATAGCTGAACTAAACAGGACCATGAATGTGAACTTTAACTGGTCTGACGGGGAAAGTCGTTTGTGTGCAATGGACCCCTTGATGTCTTGATGAACCAAACCCACCGCAGGAAGACCGATCACTGATGCGCATCGGAGAAAGACAACTTTACTTTCAACTCAATAACCCGAGTGAACCCACTGAGTGTGGTCTTATTTTTAGGTACAAGAGAAAACTTTCGTGTAATTTAATCAGAACAACTATGACGATCATCCTGCTTTCGAGGGGCGTAAAGGAAGACGCTCAGAAGGCGTCGTCACTCACCGCTGACGGCTGCAGATCCGGACACCGGTGAGCTGTGCAAACCCGGAGCGAAGTGAGAGAATGTGCGaatgagaggagaggagaggagaggagagaaggagagagcagAGAAAGAGGGAGCAAGGTGGGGACTAGAGGGACGCGTCATGATGAAGCGCCACCCCAGAGTTCGAGCGCTGGGATTGGTACCGTTACTCCATCCAGAGAAAgaccaaaaacacaaaaacacaacaatATGAGCGCTCCCCAGATCTGATGGAGTGTAAACATTAACAGGTAGAACTTGTAATGTGAATGAGTTCACTTAATGTCATGTCATTGAGTCTTACCTCATAGCCCGATTGCTGGACCGTCTCCGCCGCCCGGTCCAGGCAGACTCACCGGAGCCATGCGGACAATGAAGTAACAAATTGTCCTTGTCATCCACAGCCCTGTCCGCAGTCCATGATGACTCCCCCTAAGGCACATGTAGCA from Brienomyrus brachyistius isolate T26 chromosome 17, BBRACH_0.4, whole genome shotgun sequence harbors:
- the LOC125711418 gene encoding endothelin-converting enzyme-like 1 yields the protein MEKTYSLTAHYDEFQEVKQGGKYTSNTLSNGLSLQLGGGTEKSGRGRGGRGRDQTGGLPRWSRREVCLLSGLVFAAGLCVILGCMLALKYLALEQEGPCRQDCEQRKVLLKASRFIAANTDPTIDPCVDFYSFACGGWLRRHAIPEDKLSYGVITAIGEHNEEKLQRLLLLPVRRRGPDSAERKVKDFYRSCMNLKEIDRLGSAPMAEVIDGCGGWDLAGVPPGGAGWESGNAPQRPDFNELLYRMQGVYSTAVFFSLTVNVDDKNSSRNAIRIDQEGLTLPERTLYLGQDEDSVKILAAYKALMERLLSMLGAHNATQKSHEILQLETRLANITMSEFDEQRKDISSMYNRLTLRQLQKIAPSIYWKRLLDRIFHENFSEDEEIVVLATEYMQKVSEIIKTTSKRVLHNYMLWRVVVALSEHLSVAFRDTIHEFSREIDGTERQLDRSRLCLTQANKHFGMALGALFVQEHFSSHSKAKVQELMEDIKHVLDQRLQELDWMDSKTKEAARAKLQYMMVMTGYPDFLLKPELIDQEYGFYVNEKTYFRNILNSIRYNIKLSVKKIHEEVDKTAWLLPPQALNAYYLPNKNQMVFPAGILQPTLYDPEFPQSLNYGGIGAIIGHELTHGYDDWGGQYDRYGNLKQWWTEESYRKFLKKAECIIKLFDNFTVYNQRVNGRLTLGENIADMGGLKLSYYAYQKWVREHGPERPLPGLKYTHEQLLFIAFAQNWCMKRRSQSIYLQLLTDKHAPEHYRVIGSVSQFDEFGRVFHCPRGSPMHPVQKCSVW